In a genomic window of Staphylococcus taiwanensis:
- a CDS encoding endonuclease III domain-containing protein, translating to MPTLTTEALYKILLDNMGPQHWWPAKSPEEMMLGAILVQNTNWKNADMALMRLKEETQFDAQKILNLPLEELQDIIRSSGFYKNKGKAIHALFHWLNDYQFDYNYIAQVHGNSLRESLLKIRGVGSETADVLLVYIFEGIEFIPDSYTRRLYRKLGYAYTESYDKFKRHMTLPNHFTNQDANEFHALLDNFGKNYFNGKGKQRYTFLDKYFLEND from the coding sequence ATGCCAACGCTTACGACAGAAGCTCTTTATAAAATATTATTAGACAATATGGGGCCTCAACATTGGTGGCCTGCTAAAAGCCCGGAAGAAATGATGCTCGGGGCGATATTAGTACAAAATACAAATTGGAAGAACGCAGATATGGCTTTAATGCGTTTAAAAGAGGAAACACAATTTGATGCACAAAAAATTCTGAATTTGCCATTAGAAGAACTACAAGACATTATTCGTTCTAGTGGGTTCTATAAAAATAAAGGAAAAGCGATTCACGCCTTATTTCATTGGCTCAATGATTACCAATTTGATTATAACTATATCGCTCAAGTTCATGGGAATAGCTTAAGAGAATCATTGCTAAAAATTCGTGGTGTAGGTAGTGAAACGGCAGACGTATTATTAGTCTATATCTTTGAAGGTATCGAATTTATTCCAGATAGCTATACACGACGTTTGTATCGTAAACTAGGGTACGCTTACACTGAAAGCTATGATAAATTCAAAAGACATATGACATTACCAAATCATTTTACCAATCAAGATGCCAATGAATTCCATGCGTTACTAGATAATTTTGGAAAGAATTATTTTAATGGGAAAGGGAAACAACGATATACATTCTTAGATAAATATTTTCTAGAAAATGATTGA
- a CDS encoding phosphate/phosphite/phosphonate ABC transporter substrate-binding protein, translating to MKKLCILLLPLILITLLASCDKASDSSQKTSYAPKTLNVEFVPSQNNKRLEAKIKPLQKLLSEELGVPVNVHISTNYNTIIEGLKSKKVDVAFISPVSYTIAHDQGSADALLVSKGFLVDSKGNKTNKLVDYYRSQIVVNKNSKIKNLEDLTGKKIGLQDVQSTSGYIYPLASMEEKGVAKRDIKVQQIKGYDQALISLLNKDVDAVATYQDARADLKKDYPNIYKDTKVIYRSSKIPNDTISVRSDMRKSWKNKISDAFINISQSRKGNKIISEIYGHEGYEKAQDSDFDEVRQYRNKIEKEE from the coding sequence ATGAAAAAATTATGCATCTTATTATTACCACTTATTTTAATCACATTACTTGCTAGTTGTGATAAGGCTTCTGACTCATCCCAAAAAACATCATATGCACCAAAAACATTAAATGTAGAATTTGTGCCCTCTCAAAATAACAAAAGACTTGAAGCAAAAATCAAACCATTACAAAAATTATTATCTGAAGAGCTTGGTGTACCTGTGAACGTACATATATCGACTAATTATAATACGATTATTGAAGGATTAAAGTCTAAAAAGGTCGATGTTGCTTTTATCTCCCCCGTTTCATATACCATTGCGCATGATCAAGGATCTGCTGATGCGCTATTAGTTTCAAAAGGATTTTTAGTCGATAGTAAAGGAAACAAGACGAATAAATTAGTAGATTATTATCGCTCACAAATAGTAGTTAACAAAAATAGTAAAATTAAAAACTTAGAAGATTTAACAGGTAAAAAGATTGGACTTCAAGATGTTCAGTCAACATCGGGATATATCTATCCCCTAGCAAGTATGGAAGAAAAAGGTGTTGCAAAACGGGACATAAAAGTGCAACAAATTAAAGGTTATGATCAAGCATTAATTTCACTACTCAATAAAGATGTTGATGCTGTTGCTACATATCAAGATGCAAGAGCAGATTTAAAGAAAGATTATCCAAATATCTATAAAGATACGAAAGTGATTTATCGAAGTTCAAAAATCCCTAATGATACCATCTCTGTAAGAAGTGATATGCGCAAATCTTGGAAGAACAAAATTAGTGATGCATTTATCAATATAAGTCAATCAAGAAAAGGAAATAAAATTATTAGTGAGATTTACGGACATGAAGGCTATGAGAAAGCACAAGATTCAGACTTTGATGAAGTAAGACAATATAGAAATAAAATTGAAAAAGAAGAATAA
- a CDS encoding DUF523 domain-containing protein: MIFISACLVGQNVRYDGGNKLNNNLKKLVDQGVAKPICPEILGGLSTPRNPAEIVGGDGFDVLENKAKIIDNQGNDVTEEYVNGAKKALDTCQKMNCKTLILKSDSPTCSSENIYTGEFNGNKKQGVGIFSALLIKNGIQVYNEKNYNI; this comes from the coding sequence ATGATTTTTATAAGTGCATGCTTAGTCGGCCAAAATGTTAGATATGACGGAGGAAACAAACTCAACAACAATTTAAAAAAACTTGTAGACCAAGGTGTAGCAAAACCAATATGTCCCGAAATCTTAGGAGGATTATCAACTCCAAGAAATCCTGCAGAAATCGTAGGAGGAGATGGTTTTGACGTTTTAGAAAATAAAGCTAAAATCATTGATAATCAAGGAAACGATGTTACAGAAGAATATGTAAATGGAGCGAAAAAAGCATTAGATACTTGTCAAAAAATGAACTGCAAAACTTTAATACTAAAATCCGATAGCCCAACTTGCAGTTCAGAAAATATTTACACTGGTGAATTCAACGGAAACAAAAAACAAGGAGTAGGAATATTTTCCGCACTACTAATAAAAAACGGAATACAAGTTTATAACGAAAAAAACTATAATATTTAA
- the larE gene encoding ATP-dependent sacrificial sulfur transferase LarE, with the protein MTELQNKELKLNQLLEDMGSVVIAFSGGVDSSLVLKKAIDVLGSGNVKPVVVKSELFRNEEFNQAIELGRELGIEVMETEMAELEDANIVKNTPESWYYSKRLMYGKLTQIKEDLGFNYVLDGMIMDDLEDFRPGLKARDEFGVRSVLQEAKLYKAEIRELSKQHDLPVWNKPALCSLASRIPYGEALSFTKVNKVNEAEKHILSLGVNNVRVRYHHNIARIEVSEDDLATVIKNKDNITLRLKELGFDYVTVDLEGYRTGSMNEVIDTKATKLV; encoded by the coding sequence ATGACTGAATTACAAAATAAAGAACTTAAATTAAATCAATTATTAGAAGATATGGGTAGCGTCGTGATCGCTTTTTCAGGCGGTGTAGATAGTAGTTTAGTACTTAAAAAAGCAATAGATGTATTAGGTTCTGGTAATGTTAAACCAGTAGTTGTTAAATCTGAGTTATTCAGAAATGAAGAATTCAACCAAGCCATTGAATTAGGTCGTGAACTAGGTATTGAAGTAATGGAAACTGAAATGGCTGAATTAGAAGATGCGAATATCGTTAAAAACACACCTGAAAGCTGGTACTACAGTAAACGTTTAATGTATGGCAAATTAACGCAAATCAAAGAAGACTTAGGTTTCAACTATGTCTTAGACGGCATGATTATGGATGATTTAGAAGACTTCCGTCCTGGCTTAAAAGCAAGAGACGAATTTGGTGTTCGCAGTGTATTACAAGAGGCAAAACTATACAAAGCAGAAATCAGAGAATTAAGTAAACAACATGATTTACCAGTTTGGAATAAACCCGCTTTATGTAGTTTAGCGTCACGTATTCCTTACGGCGAAGCATTAAGTTTCACAAAAGTAAATAAAGTAAACGAAGCCGAAAAACACATTTTAAGTTTAGGTGTTAATAATGTAAGAGTACGTTACCATCACAATATTGCACGTATCGAAGTATCAGAAGATGATTTGGCAACTGTCATTAAAAACAAAGATAACATTACATTGCGTTTAAAAGAACTTGGTTTCGACTATGTTACTGTTGATTTAGAAGGCTACAGAACAGGTAGTATGAACGAAGTCATTGATACGAAAGCGACTAAATTAGTATAA
- a CDS encoding type I toxin-antitoxin system Fst family toxin, translating to MVEALVHITTTVISGCIVALFTHWLRTRNNKKK from the coding sequence ATGGTCGAAGCTCTTGTTCACATCACGACCACAGTCATCAGTGGTTGTATTGTTGCGTTATTTACGCATTGGCTACGTACACGTAACAATAAGAAAAAATAG
- a CDS encoding VOC family protein has product MSNIKGINHIGLTVLDIEEATTFLKEAFGAKIAYDALTYDDEPREGAEVERMLGLTQGARIVRQRMIVIGDGPNIEMFEVESNNQKEPLKLEDLGFNHISLMVDGIEDVLDNATRAGAEPLSETHDNSTYEDSEGSKSVYVKAPFNALIELQAIPNGYYYPEDSEAKVFIPGE; this is encoded by the coding sequence ATGAGTAATATTAAAGGTATCAATCATATTGGATTAACAGTTTTAGATATTGAAGAAGCAACAACATTTTTAAAGGAAGCGTTTGGCGCAAAAATTGCATACGATGCACTTACCTATGATGACGAACCACGTGAAGGTGCAGAAGTGGAACGTATGCTAGGTCTTACTCAAGGGGCAAGAATTGTACGTCAAAGAATGATTGTTATTGGAGACGGTCCAAATATTGAAATGTTTGAAGTTGAAAGTAATAATCAGAAAGAACCACTTAAATTAGAGGATTTAGGATTTAATCATATTTCATTGATGGTAGATGGAATTGAAGATGTACTAGACAATGCGACACGTGCAGGTGCTGAGCCATTGTCCGAAACACATGATAATTCAACATATGAAGATTCAGAAGGTAGTAAAAGTGTTTATGTTAAAGCGCCATTTAATGCTTTAATTGAATTACAGGCTATTCCAAATGGTTATTATTATCCAGAAGATAGTGAAGCCAAAGTATTTATACCTGGTGAATAG
- a CDS encoding LPXTG cell wall anchor domain-containing protein, which yields MKKRLVTTALVGTMLTTGILTGQAHAAEQKRPIYVFTEKEFNEHKTGETEGFGGGPGSDVTEVFGNETYQQYLSRVKKGERLSESLSPIEYVYPKEAQNYIQGNDVSNNSTTNTQSVKPTNNNQYSNNVTNKQSTDSQQIQQPSKVDTQQLPETGEDSTNTTFVTIIASILLAVGSLLTFKRFSKEK from the coding sequence ATGAAAAAGAGATTAGTTACAACTGCGTTAGTAGGAACAATGTTAACAACAGGTATTTTAACAGGACAAGCACATGCGGCTGAACAGAAACGCCCTATTTATGTGTTTACTGAAAAAGAATTTAATGAACACAAAACAGGTGAAACTGAAGGCTTTGGTGGTGGACCTGGTTCAGATGTTACCGAAGTTTTTGGAAATGAAACTTATCAACAGTATCTCAGCAGAGTTAAAAAAGGTGAACGTCTAAGCGAAAGCCTATCTCCTATTGAATATGTTTATCCTAAAGAAGCACAAAACTATATTCAAGGAAATGATGTGAGCAACAATTCAACAACCAATACTCAATCTGTTAAACCTACGAATAATAATCAGTATTCTAATAATGTAACAAATAAACAATCTACTGATTCTCAACAAATTCAACAACCATCTAAAGTGGATACACAGCAGTTACCTGAAACTGGTGAAGATTCAACAAATACTACATTCGTAACAATTATTGCTTCAATATTATTAGCAGTTGGGTCATTGTTAACATTTAAACGCTTTTCTAAAGAAAAGTAA
- a CDS encoding arginine--tRNA ligase → MNIIEQVKSTLVQEIEASIKKAGLAEDIPEIKIEIPKDTKNGDYSTNIAMVLTKIAKRNPREIAQAIVDNLDTSKANVKQVDIAGPGFINFYLDNQYLTAVIPEAIHKGDKFGYAETSKNTNILLEYVSANPTGDLHIGHARNAAVGDSLANILTAAGYNVTREYYINDAGNQITNLARSIETRFFEALGDTSHEMPADGYNGKDIIEIGKDLADKHPEMKDYSDEERLKTFRQLGVDYEMDKLKKDLADFNVHFDNWFSETSLYENGAIDNTLAKMNELGYTYEADGATWLRTSDFKDDKDRVLIKKDGNYTYFTPDTAYHYNKINRGNDILIDLMGADHHGYINRLKASLETFGVDSDRLEIQIMQMVRLMQDGVEVKMSKRTGNAITLREIMDEVGIDAARYFLTMRSPDSHFDFDLELAKEKSQDNPIYYAQYAHARICSILKQAKEQGVEVTADADFSTITNEKAIDLLKKVAEFEPTIESAAESRAPHRLTNYIQDLASAFHKFYNAEKVLTDDAEKTKAHVALVDAVRITLRNALSLVGVSAPETM, encoded by the coding sequence ATGAATATTATTGAACAAGTAAAATCGACATTAGTACAAGAAATCGAAGCAAGTATTAAAAAAGCTGGACTTGCTGAAGATATTCCTGAAATTAAAATAGAAATTCCTAAAGACACTAAAAATGGAGACTATTCAACTAATATTGCAATGGTCTTAACAAAGATTGCAAAACGTAACCCACGTGAAATTGCTCAAGCAATCGTTGATAATTTAGACACAAGTAAAGCAAACGTTAAGCAAGTAGACATTGCTGGCCCTGGTTTCATCAATTTTTATTTAGATAACCAATATTTAACTGCAGTAATCCCAGAAGCGATTCATAAAGGGGATAAATTCGGTTATGCTGAAACATCTAAAAATACGAATATTTTATTAGAATATGTATCAGCAAACCCAACTGGTGATTTACACATTGGACATGCTAGAAATGCAGCTGTAGGTGATTCTTTAGCGAACATCTTAACTGCAGCTGGCTATAATGTGACACGTGAATACTATATTAATGATGCTGGGAACCAAATTACTAACTTAGCGCGTTCAATTGAAACACGTTTCTTTGAAGCACTTGGTGACACAAGTCATGAAATGCCAGCGGATGGTTATAACGGTAAAGATATTATCGAAATTGGTAAGGATTTAGCTGATAAACACCCTGAAATGAAAGACTACTCTGATGAAGAACGTCTTAAAACGTTTAGACAATTAGGTGTTGATTATGAAATGGATAAATTGAAAAAAGATTTAGCCGATTTCAATGTCCACTTTGATAATTGGTTCAGTGAAACATCATTATATGAAAATGGTGCCATTGATAACACATTAGCTAAAATGAATGAACTCGGCTATACGTATGAAGCGGATGGTGCGACATGGTTACGTACATCTGATTTTAAAGACGACAAGGACCGTGTGTTAATTAAAAAAGATGGCAATTACACTTATTTCACACCAGACACTGCATACCACTACAATAAAATTAATCGTGGAAATGATATTTTAATCGATTTAATGGGTGCCGATCACCATGGTTATATCAATCGTTTGAAAGCAAGTCTTGAAACATTTGGTGTGGATAGTGATCGCCTTGAAATTCAAATTATGCAAATGGTTCGTTTAATGCAAGATGGCGTTGAAGTGAAAATGAGTAAACGTACAGGTAATGCGATTACTTTACGTGAAATCATGGATGAAGTAGGTATTGACGCTGCACGTTATTTCTTAACAATGCGTAGTCCTGACTCTCATTTCGATTTTGATTTAGAACTTGCGAAAGAAAAATCACAAGATAATCCAATTTATTACGCTCAATATGCGCATGCTCGTATATGTTCAATTTTGAAGCAGGCGAAAGAACAAGGTGTTGAAGTTACTGCTGATGCTGACTTTTCAACAATTACGAATGAAAAAGCAATCGATTTATTGAAGAAGGTTGCTGAATTTGAACCAACTATTGAAAGTGCAGCGGAAAGTCGCGCACCACATCGTTTAACGAACTACATTCAAGATTTAGCATCTGCATTCCATAAATTCTATAATGCTGAAAAAGTATTAACAGATGATGCAGAAAAAACAAAAGCACATGTTGCTTTAGTAGATGCAGTTAGAATTACGTTACGCAATGCTTTATCATTAGTTGGTGTATCAGCACCTGAAACAATGTAA
- the adhP gene encoding alcohol dehydrogenase AdhP — protein sequence MKAAVVTHDHKVSVEDKEVRDLKPGEALVQTEYCGVCHTDLHVKNADFGDVTGVTLGHEGIGRVIKVGEGVESLKEGDRVSIAWMFESCGHCEYCTTGRETLCRDVKNAGYTVDGAMAEQVIVTADYAVKVPENLDPAAASSITCAGVTTYKAVKVSNIKPGQWIGVFGIGGLGNLALQYAKNVFNAKVVAFDISDDKLDFAKELGADAVVNTKNQDAVEEVNKLTDDKGLDATVITAVAKTPFNQAVDVVKAGARVVAVGLPVEKMDLEIPRLVLDGIEVVGSLVGTRQDLKEAFQFASEGKVVPKVQTRELEEINDIFEEMEEGTITGRMVIKF from the coding sequence ATGAAAGCAGCAGTAGTAACACATGATCATAAAGTAAGTGTAGAAGATAAAGAAGTACGTGACTTGAAACCTGGTGAAGCTTTAGTTCAAACAGAATATTGTGGTGTTTGTCATACAGACTTACACGTTAAAAATGCAGACTTCGGTGATGTTACAGGGGTAACATTAGGTCATGAAGGTATTGGACGTGTCATTAAAGTAGGCGAAGGCGTTGAATCTCTTAAAGAAGGCGATCGTGTATCAATTGCTTGGATGTTTGAAAGCTGTGGGCATTGTGAATACTGTACGACAGGACGTGAAACTTTATGTCGTGATGTAAAAAACGCTGGTTACACAGTAGATGGCGCAATGGCAGAACAAGTTATTGTTACAGCTGATTATGCTGTAAAAGTGCCTGAAAACTTAGACCCAGCGGCAGCTTCTTCAATTACTTGTGCTGGTGTAACAACGTATAAAGCTGTAAAAGTGAGTAACATCAAACCAGGTCAATGGATTGGTGTATTTGGTATTGGCGGTTTAGGTAACTTAGCACTTCAATACGCTAAAAATGTATTTAACGCGAAAGTAGTCGCATTTGATATTAGTGATGATAAATTAGATTTTGCGAAAGAATTAGGTGCAGATGCGGTAGTTAATACTAAAAATCAAGACGCCGTTGAAGAAGTGAATAAATTAACTGACGATAAAGGGTTAGATGCAACAGTTATTACAGCTGTAGCTAAAACACCATTTAACCAAGCAGTAGATGTGGTGAAAGCAGGTGCACGTGTTGTAGCTGTAGGTTTACCAGTTGAAAAAATGGACTTAGAAATTCCACGTCTCGTTCTTGATGGTATTGAAGTTGTTGGTTCATTAGTAGGTACACGTCAAGACTTGAAAGAAGCATTCCAATTTGCTTCTGAAGGAAAAGTAGTTCCTAAAGTACAAACGCGTGAGTTAGAAGAAATTAATGATATCTTTGAAGAAATGGAAGAAGGTACAATTACCGGACGTATGGTAATTAAATTCTAA
- the larB gene encoding nickel pincer cofactor biosynthesis protein LarB produces MSKDSNFIEDLLEGVKSNQISIDEAKAQLSHYDELGFAKIDLHRAKRQGFPEVIFGQGKTKEQINQIITSLSNHHNVILVTRINQEKAEYVLKQHPELTYHKEANIVCTSLESIEKSQQYISVLCAGTSDLPVAEEAAITAEVMGIQVKRFYDVGVSGIHRLFEHIQDIRNGKVSIVIAGMEGALASVVGGLVDHPVYAVPTSVGYGANFNGVTTLLSMINSCAPGTSVLNIDNGFGAGYNASMIISMLENQ; encoded by the coding sequence ATGAGTAAAGATTCTAATTTTATTGAAGACTTGCTCGAAGGTGTTAAATCAAATCAAATATCAATTGATGAAGCTAAAGCCCAACTCAGTCATTACGACGAATTGGGCTTTGCTAAAATTGATTTACATAGAGCAAAGCGCCAAGGATTTCCAGAAGTGATATTTGGCCAAGGTAAAACAAAAGAACAAATCAATCAAATCATTACAAGTTTATCTAATCATCATAACGTTATTTTAGTGACACGTATCAACCAAGAAAAAGCAGAATATGTTTTAAAACAACATCCTGAATTAACGTATCATAAAGAGGCAAATATTGTTTGTACGTCACTGGAATCTATAGAGAAATCACAGCAATATATATCCGTACTTTGTGCTGGCACATCTGATTTACCCGTTGCTGAAGAAGCAGCAATTACAGCCGAAGTGATGGGTATTCAAGTGAAACGTTTTTATGATGTAGGCGTTTCTGGTATTCACCGCTTATTTGAACATATTCAAGATATTCGTAACGGTAAAGTATCCATTGTAATTGCAGGTATGGAAGGTGCACTTGCAAGTGTTGTAGGTGGTTTAGTGGATCACCCAGTTTACGCAGTCCCTACAAGCGTTGGATATGGCGCAAACTTCAACGGCGTTACAACTTTATTATCAATGATCAATTCCTGTGCACCAGGCACAAGCGTTCTGAATATTGATAATGGTTTTGGTGCCGGATACAATGCATCAATGATTATTAGTATGTTAGAAAATCAATAG
- a CDS encoding type 1 glutamine amidotransferase gives MRINVLQHTPNEGVGTIGGWAKENGHDLYIYHPYFYNGVLPKAEETDLLIILGGPMSPNDLDDWILKERELIRVLLKEKKPIFGACFGTQQITKAIGYTVSKAPVKEVGWDKVYLETNTIPDLPKELMALHWHEEMFQIPKNAELLFSSEYLTNQGFLLNNNVIGLQFHFEPGPFEVKEIVTNDFSYAADSVLNQTPQEIIEHDVPKENKEVMFKLLDYITGR, from the coding sequence ATGCGAATCAACGTTTTACAACACACACCTAATGAAGGTGTAGGCACTATTGGAGGTTGGGCTAAAGAGAATGGGCATGACTTATATATTTATCATCCTTATTTTTATAATGGTGTTCTACCGAAAGCAGAAGAAACAGATTTACTTATCATTTTAGGTGGTCCTATGAGTCCGAATGATTTAGATGATTGGATTCTTAAAGAAAGAGAATTGATAAGAGTATTGTTAAAAGAGAAAAAGCCAATATTTGGTGCTTGTTTTGGTACTCAACAAATAACGAAAGCAATTGGTTATACAGTAAGTAAGGCACCAGTAAAAGAAGTAGGTTGGGATAAAGTATATCTTGAAACAAATACAATACCAGACTTACCAAAAGAATTAATGGCATTGCATTGGCATGAAGAAATGTTCCAAATACCTAAAAATGCAGAATTACTTTTCTCTAGTGAATATTTAACTAATCAAGGTTTTTTGTTAAATAACAATGTTATTGGATTGCAATTTCATTTCGAACCAGGACCATTTGAAGTTAAAGAAATTGTAACTAACGATTTTTCTTATGCGGCTGATTCTGTATTAAACCAAACTCCACAAGAAATTATTGAACACGATGTTCCTAAAGAGAATAAAGAAGTTATGTTTAAATTACTTGATTATATAACTGGTAGATAG
- a CDS encoding DUF1934 family protein — MDKNIHIQTKQVLKQNGEKQKFEAAVQGLWQKKNADYIRYQEQIEDAVVNVTIKIEETGIKLIRKGDINMNLHFVEGQDTTTLYDIPAGRIPLTVKTRSILHFINDNGGKLKIQYELHQNDEKMGSYQYEINYKEIGE, encoded by the coding sequence TTGGATAAGAATATACACATTCAAACGAAGCAAGTCCTAAAACAAAATGGTGAAAAGCAAAAATTTGAAGCAGCAGTGCAAGGGTTATGGCAAAAGAAGAATGCAGATTACATTCGATACCAAGAACAAATTGAAGATGCTGTAGTCAATGTAACAATTAAAATCGAAGAGACTGGCATCAAATTAATTCGTAAAGGTGATATTAATATGAATCTTCACTTTGTAGAAGGTCAAGATACCACGACACTTTACGATATTCCTGCGGGACGTATCCCATTAACGGTTAAGACACGAAGTATATTACATTTTATTAATGATAATGGTGGGAAATTAAAAATCCAATACGAGTTACACCAAAATGATGAAAAAATGGGTTCATATCAATACGAAATCAATTACAAGGAGATAGGCGAATGA
- the larA gene encoding nickel-dependent lactate racemase, whose translation MKTHVLYGKSEVEVNVPDDSTVIEPQKIDALDDYTSAIQEVLRNPTGSKPLKDLVKSDDTVSIVISDITRPTPNHILVPLLIEELNHVPRENFVIINGTGTHRDQTREELIQMLGEDIVDSVRIVHNHCDEKESLIKVGHSKYGCDAYLNRDYVESDFKIVTGFIEPHFFAGFSGGPKGIMPGIAGLETIKTFHNAKMIGDPRSTWGNLEDNPVQDMAREVNTMCKPNFMLNVALNKDKKITAAFGGDVFEAHKEGCAYVKEHAMFKCDDRFDVVIASNSGYPLDQNLYQTVKGMSAASKVVKKGGNIIMVSECADGFPDHGKFAEIFKMADTLQGILDLIHDPNFSEVDQWQVQKQASIQTFANVYVYSELTDQQLKDSMLNPTSDIEQTIAELEKQYGRKLSIGVMPQGPLTIPYVEDEA comes from the coding sequence GTGAAAACACATGTCCTATATGGCAAGTCTGAAGTAGAAGTGAATGTACCTGATGATAGTACAGTTATCGAACCTCAAAAAATAGATGCTTTAGATGATTACACTTCAGCAATTCAAGAGGTTCTAAGAAATCCAACAGGTTCGAAACCTCTAAAAGATTTGGTAAAAAGTGATGATACAGTCTCAATTGTTATTAGTGACATCACTCGGCCAACACCAAATCATATACTGGTACCTTTACTAATTGAGGAATTAAACCACGTGCCTCGTGAAAATTTCGTAATTATTAATGGTACGGGTACACACCGTGATCAAACACGTGAAGAACTAATCCAAATGTTAGGCGAAGATATTGTGGATAGTGTCAGAATTGTTCATAATCATTGCGATGAAAAAGAAAGCTTGATTAAAGTTGGTCATAGTAAATATGGTTGTGATGCTTATTTAAATAGAGATTATGTTGAATCTGACTTTAAAATTGTAACTGGCTTTATCGAACCCCACTTCTTTGCCGGATTCTCTGGAGGTCCTAAAGGTATAATGCCTGGTATCGCAGGTCTTGAAACGATTAAGACCTTCCACAACGCTAAAATGATTGGTGACCCACGATCAACTTGGGGTAATTTAGAAGATAATCCTGTACAAGATATGGCACGTGAAGTTAACACAATGTGTAAACCAAACTTTATGTTAAATGTTGCCTTAAATAAAGATAAAAAAATCACTGCCGCATTCGGTGGAGACGTTTTTGAAGCACATAAAGAAGGTTGTGCATACGTTAAAGAACACGCAATGTTCAAATGTGATGACCGCTTCGATGTAGTAATAGCCTCAAATTCTGGCTATCCTCTCGATCAGAACTTATATCAAACCGTTAAAGGTATGAGTGCTGCTAGTAAAGTTGTTAAAAAAGGTGGCAACATCATTATGGTATCTGAATGTGCTGATGGTTTCCCTGATCATGGTAAATTTGCTGAAATATTTAAAATGGCGGACACACTACAAGGCATTTTAGACTTAATCCATGATCCGAACTTTTCAGAAGTGGACCAATGGCAAGTTCAAAAACAAGCTAGCATTCAAACATTCGCAAATGTTTATGTGTATTCAGAACTCACTGACCAACAGCTTAAAGATTCTATGCTAAATCCAACGTCAGATATTGAACAAACGATTGCAGAATTAGAAAAACAATATGGTAGAAAACTAAGTATTGGTGTTATGCCACAAGGTCCATTAACAATTCCATACGTAGAAGACGAAGCATAA